CGGCCGGACTCCATCTACGCCGTTATCCCGGCCCTAGAGCCGGCACCCACGGCGGTGGGCGGCCATGGCGGCGGTCGCGCCAGCGTGACGGTCTCCGAGGACAGCGGCATCGGCGATTGCGCCAAGGTTGTCATTGACAGCCATCGGCGCGAGCCGGCCACCGAGCCCGCCAGCCCCGTGAAGCCCTTGCCTTCATCGCCGGCCGCGCGCCTGCCCAAGGCCCCCGATCCCGGCCTGGTCGCCGCATTGCGCGCGGCGCTGGAGCAACGCCATCGCGGCGAGTGGAATCGCGCCTAGGGCCGGTTGATACTGGAAAGCGCTTCGCTCTGGTCCTGATGCGCGGCGGCCTCGCCTTCCAGCATGCGCACTCCCGGCATGGGCGAGGCATAGACGGCCTGCGCCAGCGCTTCGATGGCGGCCAGCCGCGGAAAGCTGCGCCGCCAGGCCAGAACCACGCGGCGGTCCGGTACCGGCGCTTCCAGAGGCACGTAGCGCAACAGGCTGTCGCTGGGCGGGTTTTCCGGCACCGCCGAAACGGGAAGCACGGTAATGCCGATGCCGGCCGCGACCATGTGGCGGATGGTTTCCAGCGACGAGCCTTCGAAGGTGCGCTGGATACCGTCGCTGGCGGCGGAAAAACGCGACAGCTCGGGACAGACTTCCAGCACCTGGTCGCGGAAGCAATGTCCGCTGCCCAGCAGCAGCATGGTCTGCTGCTTCAGGTCCTGCGCGGGAATGGCCTTGCGGTCGGCCCACGGATGGTCGCGGGGCACGGCCACCAGGAAGGGCTCGTCGTACAGCGGCTGGATCACCAGGCCGGCTTCCGGCAGGGGCAGCGCCATAATGGCGCAGTCGATCTCGCCCTGACGCAACAGCTCCACCAGCCGCAAGGTGAAATTCTCCTGCAGCAGCAAGGGCATTTGCGGCGTGCGTTCGATCTGCACCGGCACCAGCCTGGGCAGCAGGTAAGGTCCGATCGTATGGATGACACCCACGCGCAGAGGCCCGGCCAGCGGATCGTGGCCCTGCCGGGCGATCTCCTTGATGCTCGCGCTTTCCTCCAGCACCTTCTGCGCCTGCGCAACGATGCGCTGGCCAATGGGTGTGACGCCGACCTCCGACCCGCCCCGTTCGAAAATCGTCACGCCCAGTTCGTCCTCAAGCTTGCGTATCGCCACCGACAGCGTGGGCTGGCTGACGAAACAGGCTTCGGCCGCGCGACCGAAATGACGTTCGCGCGCCACGGCGACGATGTACTTGAGTTCAGTGAGAGTCATGGTGCGGCTTCCCTATCATGCCGCTCGCGCGGCGCATTGAGTCACGGTCTTCACGTACGCAGGAAATCCTCGCGGCCGCGCATCCAGCGCGCCAGGTGCGCCTGTACGGCCTCGGCATGTTCCCCGCGCAGCCAGGCGGCGGCCTCGCGGGCCTGTTCGGCGATGTCCGCGTCCAGTTCGATATCGGCGAAACGCAGCAGCGCCAGGCCGGATTGCCGGGTTCCCAGGAATTCCCCCGGCCCACGCTGCACCAGGTCGCGCCGCGCGATTTCGAATCCATCGGAGGTCTCGAACATCGCGCGCAGGCGCTCCCGCGCGATGCGCGACAGCGGCGCCTGGTACAGCAGCACGCAGACCGACTCGGCGGTCCCCCGCCCCACACGGCCGCGCAGCTGGTGCAATTGCGCCAGGCCGAAGCGCTCCGCATGTTCGATCACCATGAGCGAGGCATTGGGCACGTCCACACCGACCTCGATCACCGTGGTGGCGACCAGCACGTCGACCCGCCCTTCGCGAAAGGCCTGCATCACCTCGGCCTTCTCGTTCTGCGGCAGGCGCCCGTGGACCAGCCCGATGCGCAGGTCGGGAAGATCGGCGCGCATGGCCTCGTAGGTATCGACGGCCGTTTGCAATTCCAGCGCTTCGCTTTCCTCGACCAGCGGACACACCCAGTACGCCTGCCGTCCGGCGCGGGCGGCCTGGGCAATATGGGCGATGACTTCCTCGCGTCGGCCGTCGTTCACCAGCTTGGTCACGACCGGGGTGCGGCCGGGCGGCAATTCGTCGATCACCGACACATCCAGGTCGGCGAAGAAGGTCATGGCCAGCGTGCGCGGAATCGGCGTCGCGCTCATGTTCAGCTGGTGCGGCACGATGCGTCCGCGCGCGGACTCGCCCTTGCGATTCAGGGCCAGGCGCTGGCCCACCCCGAAGCGATGCTGTTCGTCCACGATGGACAGGCCCAGGCGCTGGAATGCCACATGGTCCTGGATCAGCGCCTGGGTGCCGACCACCAGCTGGGCGCTGCCGTCCGCCACGGCGGCCGCCGCCTCGCGCCGTGCCTTCGCCCCCAGGCTGCCGCTCAGCCAGGCCACCCGCACGCCCAGCGGCTGCAACCAATCGACGAGCTTGCGGAAATGCTGCTCGGCCAGGATTTCCGTCGGCGCCATCAGCGCCACCTGCGCGCCCGCTTCCATGGCCTGTGCCGCGGCGATGGCGGCGACGACGGTCTTGCCGCTGCCGACATCGCCTTGCAGCAGGCGATGCATGGGAAAGGGACGGGCGAGATCCCCGGCGATTTCCGCCACGACACGCTGCTGGGCACCCGTCAGCGCGAAGGGCAAGGCGCCGTACAGCCGCGCGACCAGCCCGTCCGCATCGCCGGATGGCGCCAGCGGCAAGGCCTTATGCGTGCGGCGGGCCGCCCGCGCGGCGGCCAGGGACAATTGCTGGGCCAGGAGTTCGTCGAACTTGATGCGCCGCCATGCCGGATGCGCCCGCTCCACCAGTTCGTGCTCCGACACGCCGGGCGGCGGCGCGTGCAGCACGCGTATCGACTCGTCGAACGGCGCCAGGCCATAGCGCTCCCGTAGCCCGGCCGGCAGGGTGTCGGCAAGATCGGCCTGCGCCAAGGCCTGGCCGATCGCCTTGCGCAGCACCGTCTGGTGCAGGCCCTCGGTAGTCGGGTAGACCGGGGTCAGCGCCGTGGCCAGGGGCGCGTCCGCGCTGGTCATGCGCGGATGCACCATTTCCCTGCCGAAGAGTCCGCCGCGCACCTCGCCGCGTGCGCGCAGGCGGCGCCCGACCGTCAGCTGGCGCTGCTGGCTGGGATAGAAGTTGAGCCAGCGCAATTGCAGTTCGCCGCTATCGTCGGCGATCGCCGCCGTCAATTGACGGCGCGGCCGGTACTGCACCTCGCAGCGCGTGATTTCCCCTTCCACCTGGGCGCTGAAGCCGGGCCGCAAGGCGGAAATCGGGGTGATCCGCGTTTCATCCTCGTAGCGCAGGGGCAGGTGCAGGATCAGGTCGGCCGGCTCGAACAGGCCCAGGGCGTGCAGGCGGCGCGTGATGGCGTCGCCGCGCGCGGGCGACGCGGCATCGGCCGTCGATGCGCGGGCCTTGCCCGGGGCCGCGGCGGCAGGCATGGCGATGATTACCGTACTGGAAGCGGAAAACGGATCGCGTCCTCAGACAACGACAACGGCTTCCACTTCGAACTGCGCGCCCTTGGGCAGGCTGGCGACGCCCACGGTCGACCGCGCCGGGTAAGGCTGGGGGAAGATATCTTCCATGATGGTGTTGACCGTGCCGAATTTGCCCAGGTCCGTCAGGAACAACGTCAGCTTGACGACGTTCTCCTTGCCGCCGCCGGCGGCTTGCACCACCGCCAGCATATTGGCGAAAGCCTGCTTGACCTGGCCTTCGAAGCTTTCGGACACCAGCTCGCCGTTATGCGGCTCCAGGCCGATCTGCCCCGACAGATAAACCGTCTTGGACCCGGTCACGGCCACGGCCTGCGAGTAAGGGCCGACAGCCTTGGGCGCGTCATGGGTGTGGATGATTTGCTTGTTCATGGTGGCTCCGCGCGCGAAAGACATAGGAAAACTTCTATCGAAGTTTAATCACCCATAGGCTACCGCGAAAGCCCCGCATGATGCGCCAGCGACGCGATATGTTCACGCTCCCGTAACAATATTTCGTAAAGCGTCTGGGCCGCGAGCGGCAGCGTGCGTCCGCTGCGCTTGACCAGATAGAGCGCCCGGGTTGGCACCTTGCCCGCCAGCGGGCGGATGGCCAGGCCGGGCCGCTGGAAATGGAACAGCGTCATCGCCGGCACGAGACTGACCCCCAGGCCGGAAGCCACCAGGCCCATGACCGTGGCCAGGTGTTCGACCTCCACCAGGGGGCGCAGCTTGCGCCGGCCCAGGGCGGCATCCAGGTGCTGCCGGACGCTGCTGTTGCGGGCCAGCTGGATCAGCGGCCATTTGGCGATCTGCGCCAGGGTCGCGTCCGGCTGGGCGGCCAGGGGGTGGTCGGCGCGGCAGACGAGATGGAAGCGGTCCGCATGCAGGAACTCGCTGTCCAGGTCCGTCATATCGGCGCGCCGCGAGGCCACCGCGAAATCCACCTCGCCGTCGCGCACCATGTCCAGGCAGGGATCCAGCAAAGCGTCGCGCAGCGTCAGCGCGATGCCGGGATAGCGCCGATGGAAATCCGCCAGGATGTCGGGCAGCCATCCGGCCGCCAGCGACGGCAGCGCCGCCATTGCCACGCGCCCGCGGCGCCGCGCCGCGTGGTCGCGCAGGTCCTCCATGACCATGTCGAAGTCCGCCAGCAGGCGCCGCGCGGAGGTCTCCAGCACGCGGCCCTCCGCGGTGAGCTCGACGTG
Above is a genomic segment from Bordetella genomosp. 11 containing:
- the recG gene encoding ATP-dependent DNA helicase RecG; its protein translation is MPAAAAPGKARASTADAASPARGDAITRRLHALGLFEPADLILHLPLRYEDETRITPISALRPGFSAQVEGEITRCEVQYRPRRQLTAAIADDSGELQLRWLNFYPSQQRQLTVGRRLRARGEVRGGLFGREMVHPRMTSADAPLATALTPVYPTTEGLHQTVLRKAIGQALAQADLADTLPAGLRERYGLAPFDESIRVLHAPPPGVSEHELVERAHPAWRRIKFDELLAQQLSLAAARAARRTHKALPLAPSGDADGLVARLYGALPFALTGAQQRVVAEIAGDLARPFPMHRLLQGDVGSGKTVVAAIAAAQAMEAGAQVALMAPTEILAEQHFRKLVDWLQPLGVRVAWLSGSLGAKARREAAAAVADGSAQLVVGTQALIQDHVAFQRLGLSIVDEQHRFGVGQRLALNRKGESARGRIVPHQLNMSATPIPRTLAMTFFADLDVSVIDELPPGRTPVVTKLVNDGRREEVIAHIAQAARAGRQAYWVCPLVEESEALELQTAVDTYEAMRADLPDLRIGLVHGRLPQNEKAEVMQAFREGRVDVLVATTVIEVGVDVPNASLMVIEHAERFGLAQLHQLRGRVGRGTAESVCVLLYQAPLSRIARERLRAMFETSDGFEIARRDLVQRGPGEFLGTRQSGLALLRFADIELDADIAEQAREAAAWLRGEHAEAVQAHLARWMRGREDFLRT
- a CDS encoding LysR family transcriptional regulator is translated as MNLSARHLRAFVALAEEKHFTRAAQRCHLTQPAFSALIRAIEDDAGMRLFDRTTRHVELTAEGRVLETSARRLLADFDMVMEDLRDHAARRRGRVAMAALPSLAAGWLPDILADFHRRYPGIALTLRDALLDPCLDMVRDGEVDFAVASRRADMTDLDSEFLHADRFHLVCRADHPLAAQPDATLAQIAKWPLIQLARNSSVRQHLDAALGRRKLRPLVEVEHLATVMGLVASGLGVSLVPAMTLFHFQRPGLAIRPLAGKVPTRALYLVKRSGRTLPLAAQTLYEILLREREHIASLAHHAGLSR
- a CDS encoding Rid family detoxifying hydrolase, with product MNKQIIHTHDAPKAVGPYSQAVAVTGSKTVYLSGQIGLEPHNGELVSESFEGQVKQAFANMLAVVQAAGGGKENVVKLTLFLTDLGKFGTVNTIMEDIFPQPYPARSTVGVASLPKGAQFEVEAVVVV
- a CDS encoding LysR substrate-binding domain-containing protein, producing the protein MTLTELKYIVAVARERHFGRAAEACFVSQPTLSVAIRKLEDELGVTIFERGGSEVGVTPIGQRIVAQAQKVLEESASIKEIARQGHDPLAGPLRVGVIHTIGPYLLPRLVPVQIERTPQMPLLLQENFTLRLVELLRQGEIDCAIMALPLPEAGLVIQPLYDEPFLVAVPRDHPWADRKAIPAQDLKQQTMLLLGSGHCFRDQVLEVCPELSRFSAASDGIQRTFEGSSLETIRHMVAAGIGITVLPVSAVPENPPSDSLLRYVPLEAPVPDRRVVLAWRRSFPRLAAIEALAQAVYASPMPGVRMLEGEAAAHQDQSEALSSINRP